The Armatimonadota bacterium genome includes the window GAAGGTCCGCCTCGTCTCGGGGCACGCGAAGAGCATGTACAAGCCGGTGACGATCCCCAAGGGCAAGATACTGAAGGCGGACGAGTGCGCCCGGGAGATCATGGACGCCGACTGCTTCATCAATGTGCCGATAGCGAAGGTTCACGGCGCTTCCGGCATGACGGCGAGCATGAAGAACCTGATGGGCACGAACTGGGACCGCCAGAGCTGGCACCGCAAGGGACTCGACCAGTGCATCGCCGACTACGCCTCTGCCGTGAAGCCGAACCTGATCATTCTCGACGCCGTGCGAATCCTGCTCACCGGCGGCCCGAAGGGCCCCGGCACCACGAAGGACGTCGGGCAGATCATAGCGGCGACCGACCCGGTGGCGGTGGACGCATACGCGGCGAAGCTCCTCGGCAGAAACCCTTCGCAGGTAGGTCACATCGTGGCGGCGTCGAAGCTCGGCCTCGGCACGATGGACCTCGCCAAAGTCACGCAGAAGAAGGTCTGACGAGTGATCAGTGATTCGTGACTTACAGGTCTTCGTGCGAATCACCCATCACTCATCACGAATCACTGATCATGACACGTACCATCCGGCGGGTCAGCCAGGTGCTTTTCTTCGGGCTGTTCCTGTTTCTCGTCTTCAAAACCGCATATCCGCTCTGGAACGGCATCCCGTCCGACCTGCTCATGCAGCTCGACCCGCTGGCGGCCGCGGCCTCGATGCTCGCGTCCCGAAGCTTCATCCCCGAAATGGCGCTGTCGCTCATCGTCGTCGGCCTCACGATCCTGCTCGGGCGGGTCTTCTGCGGGTGGATATGCCCGATGGGCACGACCCTCGACCTGTCCGACCGGGTGTTCTTCCGCAAGCGCCACCACCGCGAAGGGTGGAGGATGCTGAGCCTGAAGTACTATGTCCTCGCGGGGCTGGCGGTCACGGCCGTCTTCACGATGCAGTTCGTCTACCTGCTCGATCCGCTCAGCCTGATCCACCGCGCCGTGGTTATCGGATTCGTCGCGCCGGTACAGATGACCGTCAAGTGGTTCGCCGATCACCTGTACGTCTGGTCGGGCAGCAGCTTCGGGCCGCTCGCCTCGGCAAGCATGTGGCTCGGCGACCGGATGGCGGCGTCGGCGTTCGTCTCGAGCCAGCAGACACACTTCCGCCAGGCATTCCTCGTGCTGGGGGTCTTCGTCGCGATCGTAGCGTTGAACGGCGTCTCGCGGCGGTTCTGGTGCCGGAACCTCTGCCCGCTCGGGGCCCTGCTGGGCCTGCTCTCGCGAGTCCCTCTGCTGAAGAGGGTCGTCGGATCCGGCTGCAACGACTGCTCCCGGTGCGCCCACGACTGCAAGATGGCGGCCATCCCTGAGAACCCCAGGCTCACCCGCCTGACCGAGTGCATCGAGTGCATGGATTGCGTGGAGGTCTGCCCGCGAGACGCGGTGAGCTTCCGGCTCAGGCCGAAGCCCGAGTTCCACCGCGAGACGAGCCTCGATCTTCGGCGCAGGCGCGTTCTCCAGGGGATGGGCATCGGCCTCGGTCTCGTGACAGTCGCCGCCGTCGATCCCGGTCGAAAGACGCCGGCCGTCGCCGGGTCGAGCATCAAGCTGAGCAGCGAGTACCTCATCCGGCCGCCCAACTCCTGCCCGGAAAGCAAGTTCGTCGCCCGGTGCACCCGGTGCGGCCTCTGCATGAAGGCCTGCCCGACGAACGGCCTCCAGCCCGCGCTGTTCGACGCCGGCATCGAGGGCATCTGGACGCCTGTGCTGGTCCCGCGAATCGGGCCGTGCACCGAGCAGTGCAACGCCTGCGGTCAGGTATGCCCGACCGACGCCATACAGCCGTTCGAGGTCGAGGCCAAGAAGGAGATCTTCATCGGCACCGCGGTCATTCTCCGCGACCAGTGCATCGCGTGGAACGCCGGGAAGCAGTGCATCGTCTGCGATGAGTACTGTTCCTACAAAGCCATCGAGTGGAAGGAAGAGGGCGGCGCGAGGGTGCCGACCGTCAACGAGGAGAAATGCGTCGGATGCGGGCTCTGCGAGGCCGCCTGCCCGATACAGCCGAAAGCCGCGATCCGCGTGTACTCCTTCGGCGACAGGCGGGGATCCTGAGATGATCGTTGACATTCACACGCATGCGTTCCCGGATGCGCTTGCGCCGAGGGCGATCGCCGCTCTATCCGAGTGCAGCAGCGTCCCCGCCCACACCGACGGCACGTGCGCCGGGCTGACGACCTCGATGCGGGCGGCGGGGATCGCCCGTTCGGCGGTGATGCCGATCGCCACGAAGCCTTCCCAGGTCGGAAGCATCAACCGCTGGGCCGCCGAGGTCAACCGGCAGTATCCCGGCCTGATCTGCTTCGGCACGCTCCACCCGCTTCAGGACGACTTGCGAGCCGAGATCGAGCGGATCGCCGGCGACGGCATCGTCGGCGTGAAGTTCCACCCGGACTATCAGGAGTTTTTCGTGGACGATCCGGCCCTGCTGCCGATGTATCGCGCTCTCGAGGAAGCGCGCCTGATCGTGCTCTTCCACGCGGGAGTGGACATCGGCCTGCCACCGCCGGTCCACTGCACGCCCGACCGCCTGGCGAGGGTTCTCGACGCCGTGCCGGAGATGACCGTCATCGCCGCGCACATGGGCGGCTATCAGTGCTGGGGGGAGGTGGAGCGCCATCTCGTCGGCCGGGAGCTGTTCTTCGACACGTCATACTCGCTCGCCGACCTCGGGCCTGATGCCATGGTCTCGCTGATGCGCGCACACGGCGTCGAGAGGGTGCTGTTCGCGACGGATTCACCCTGGACGGACCAGGCGCAGGAAGTCGCCGGGATACGCGGGCTCTCACTCTCTGAAGAGCAGACTGCGGCCGTACTAGGCGGGAATGCGATGCGTCTCCTGGGAGCGATGTGACCTACGGCCGTTCCCGCAGATACCCCCCGCACTCAATCAGCGCGCATCTGAGCGCATCAACATCAA containing:
- a CDS encoding 4Fe-4S dicluster domain-containing protein, whose amino-acid sequence is MTRTIRRVSQVLFFGLFLFLVFKTAYPLWNGIPSDLLMQLDPLAAAASMLASRSFIPEMALSLIVVGLTILLGRVFCGWICPMGTTLDLSDRVFFRKRHHREGWRMLSLKYYVLAGLAVTAVFTMQFVYLLDPLSLIHRAVVIGFVAPVQMTVKWFADHLYVWSGSSFGPLASASMWLGDRMAASAFVSSQQTHFRQAFLVLGVFVAIVALNGVSRRFWCRNLCPLGALLGLLSRVPLLKRVVGSGCNDCSRCAHDCKMAAIPENPRLTRLTECIECMDCVEVCPRDAVSFRLRPKPEFHRETSLDLRRRRVLQGMGIGLGLVTVAAVDPGRKTPAVAGSSIKLSSEYLIRPPNSCPESKFVARCTRCGLCMKACPTNGLQPALFDAGIEGIWTPVLVPRIGPCTEQCNACGQVCPTDAIQPFEVEAKKEIFIGTAVILRDQCIAWNAGKQCIVCDEYCSYKAIEWKEEGGARVPTVNEEKCVGCGLCEAACPIQPKAAIRVYSFGDRRGS
- a CDS encoding DUF362 domain-containing protein, with the protein product MTDKFTRREFLRRAGIAGAATCGLAIAGDELLGILQEAEAAGSVLSIASAGSIEAKVKKAIDGLGGIGKFVKKGKSVVIKPNIAWARAPEVAANTNPQVLAAIIRLCKQAGAGRITVLDHTCDNWQTAFDLSGAKKVCADQKVRLVSGHAKSMYKPVTIPKGKILKADECAREIMDADCFINVPIAKVHGASGMTASMKNLMGTNWDRQSWHRKGLDQCIADYASAVKPNLIILDAVRILLTGGPKGPGTTKDVGQIIAATDPVAVDAYAAKLLGRNPSQVGHIVAASKLGLGTMDLAKVTQKKV
- a CDS encoding amidohydrolase family protein translates to MIVDIHTHAFPDALAPRAIAALSECSSVPAHTDGTCAGLTTSMRAAGIARSAVMPIATKPSQVGSINRWAAEVNRQYPGLICFGTLHPLQDDLRAEIERIAGDGIVGVKFHPDYQEFFVDDPALLPMYRALEEARLIVLFHAGVDIGLPPPVHCTPDRLARVLDAVPEMTVIAAHMGGYQCWGEVERHLVGRELFFDTSYSLADLGPDAMVSLMRAHGVERVLFATDSPWTDQAQEVAGIRGLSLSEEQTAAVLGGNAMRLLGAM